The following coding sequences are from one Schizosaccharomyces osmophilus chromosome 1, complete sequence window:
- a CDS encoding Alanine dehydrogenase/PNT, C-terminal domain: MTLVRYDAHQVRLALRKNTNQYSCILVNGARGRCGSDFNNILRWDINETKKGGPFREITESDYLETASISMLNSKVLPR; this comes from the coding sequence ATGACTCTTGTGCGTTACGATGCTCATCAAGTTCGTCTTGCTCTCCGTAAGAATACCAACCAGTATTCTTGCATCCTGGTCAACGGCGCTCGCGGACGATGCGGTAGCGACTTTAATAATATCCTTCGTTGGGATATCAACGAGACTAAGAAGGGTGGTCCCTTCCGTGAAATTACTGAATCTGACTATTTGGAAACTGCATCTATTTCAATGCTTAATTCCAAAGTTTTGCCCCGTTGA